The Gasterosteus aculeatus chromosome 17, fGasAcu3.hap1.1, whole genome shotgun sequence genome includes a window with the following:
- the klhdc7a gene encoding kelch domain-containing protein 7A: MPDATFSGVQFDMQLLLKVSLSVAGVLLVSWAYKLYSSREEENIQLCVKDNKDTDNATCQNCKAILGCRSPPKHPTDDGTDEQPGPSDTVSASDNRTSDGTGGTPAEARPDQAEKKKEAFSMSYTTRDISMKGEKLHRQEPASNISFGSALNFPYPTESGMVSATGRRSPCFFQKLEGSVGVGRELRQDLERQGAFSSFLSKAEIKVEDANVVREGTGDQIVRGKIYDYYVESSSHSITDSNTALAQYERNCQSQSVELGSRGSSLKESPSPLSAIIMRDLVLPQGTVEAPSLPGSLKQRPPARPVLLRKESYLSAAEQSELSIPSLNTRAPTSNESISHSTGSKGFNVEEEDETAAAYLLPPAKTLDGSDLESLKSKLHLGNCLETLCLAKTHGWTSVRKAALGVMSDNYLQVLRDPNLYGRLMAGEREQIQKQRMRGRRFLMAADMDPQDWGRNAGGRAQDAEQRRTSSAVYYYDDHKDAWHTLCPIPQEAISKACAMCTMDNYLFVAVGCQGTEREMTPSKRVFCFNPLTSIWKEISPMNEARPRCKLAALEGYVYAIGGECLSSVERYDPRLDRWTFVAPLPNDTFAVAHHVTVSSGELFVSGGTLRYMLLRYSPKTDCWRPSLLVGSKDRTADMVAVGRFLYRFDVNPLLGVSVYRYHTVARLWYECSSKRLERCPAFQCVMFGGTIYCVSRQLTMRFDADEVSPGFKDESMSVLSAAKGILFPFVLSLPDKKPRQTSV, from the coding sequence ATGCCAGATGCGACATTTTCGGGAGTTCAATTCGACATGCAGCTGCTGTTGAAAGTGAGTCTCTCTGTGGCTGGGGTGCTGCTGGTTTCGTGGGCTTACAAGCTCTACAGctccagagaagaagagaatattCAGCTCTGCgtcaaagacaacaaagacacGGACAATGCAACCTGCCAAAACTGCAAGGCGATACTCGGATGTCGAAGCCCACCAAAACATCCCACCGATGATGGGACGGACGAGCAACCCGGACCCTCGGACACCGTCTCAGCAAGTGATAACCGGACATCTGACGGCACCGGGGGCACGCCGGCGGAAGCTCGTCCTGACCaagctgaaaagaaaaaggaggcaTTTAGTATGTCATATACAACCCGGgatatcagcatgaaaggagagAAACTCCATCGTCAGGAGCCGGCCAGTAATATTTCATTTGGATCCGCTTTGAACTTTCCTTATCCAACTGAGAGTGGGATGGTCAGTGCAACGGGGCGCCGCTCCCCTTGCTTTTTTCAGAAGCTGGAGGGCAGTGTGGGTGTGGGCAGGGAGTTACGGCAGGACTTAGAGCGCCAGGGGgccttctccagcttcctctccaAGGCAGAGATCAAGGTGGAGGATGCGAACGTTGTGCGGGAGGGAACGGGAGACCAGATTGTGCGCGGAAAAATATATGATTACTATGTTGAGTCGTCCTCTCACTCAATAACAGACTCAAACACCGCTCTGGCTCAGTATGAGAGGAACTGCCAGTCACAGTCTGTGGAGCTTGGAAGTCGTGGCAGCAGCCTCAAAGAATCCCCATCCCCTCTGAGCGCCATCATCATGCGTGATCTGGTTTTACCACAAGGCACTGTTGAAGCTCCCTCCTTACCGGGAAGCCTAAAACAGAGGCCACCCGCAAGGCCGGTACTCCTACGCAAAGAGAGCTATCTGTCTGCAGCAGAGCAGTCGGAGCTTTCCATCCCCTCTCTAAATACGAGAGCCCCAACCAGCAATGAGTCCATCTCTCACTCAACCGGCAGTAAAGGCTTTAatgtggaagaggaggacgagactGCGGCAGCATATTTACTGCCTCCAGCCAAAACTCTCGACGGCTCAGATTTGGAAAGCTTGAAGAGTAAACTGCATCTGGGTAATTGTTTAGAGACGCTGTGTCTGGCCAAGACACATGGCTGGACCTCCGTGCGAAAAGCTGCCCTGGGAGTCATGTCTGACAACTACCTCCAGGTTCTCAGGGACCCCAACCTTTATGGGCGGCTAATGGCTGGCGAGAGGGAGCAAATCCAGAAGCAGAGGATGAGAGGTAGAAGGTTTCTCATGGCGGCAGACATGGACCCTCAGGACTGGGGGAGGAACGCCGGCGGGCGGGCGCAGGACGCTGAGCAGAGGAGGACGTCCAGTGCGGTGTACTATTATGATGACCACAAAGACGCCTGGCATACACTCTGCCCGATCCCACAGGAGGCCATCTCCAAAGCCTGTGCCATGTGCACAATGGATAACTACTTGTTTGTGGCGGTGGGCTGCCAAGGCACGGAGAGAGAAATGACACCCTCAAAGCGAGTGTTTTGCTTCAATCCACTGACATCAATTTGGAAGGAGATCAGCCCTATGAATGAAGCCAGGCCCCGCTGCAAACTGGCAGCGCTGGAGGGCTACGTCTACGCCATCGGAGGGGAGTGCCTCTCCTCCGTGGAGCGCTACGACCCGCGATTGGACAGATGGACATTTGTGGCTCCGCTGCCCAATGATACGTTTGCCGTGGCGCATCACGTCACAGTGAGCAGTGGGGAGCTTTTTGTCTCTGGGGGAACTCTTAGATATATGCTGCTGCGCTACAGCCCCAAAACCGACTGCTGGAGGCCCAGCCTGTTGGTAGGCAGCAAGGACAGAACTGCAGATATGGTCGCCGTGGGGAGATTTCTGTATCGGTTCGACGTTAACCCACTGCTGGGAGTCAGCGTGTACCGCTACCATACGGTGGCGCGGCTGTGGTACGAGTGCAGCTCCAAGAGGCTTGAGCGCTGCCCCGCCTTCCAGTGTGTCATGTTCGGCGGCACAATCTATTGTGTCAGCCGGCAGCTCACCATGAGGTTCGACGCTGACGAGGTCTCCCCAGGTTTCAAAGATGAGAGTATGAGCGTCCTCTCTGCAGCAAAGGGCatacttttcccttttgttcTTTCGCTCCCTGACAAAAAGCCTCGACAGACCAGTGTGTGA
- the cfap107 gene encoding cilia- and flagella-associated protein 107 has protein sequence MNQTGTVKDKWAQPGWRIEQKYSNKVLLGNWAEERLQVGILSTGLPSKLLFGHDRSPSSHYLVTHYAESYQRKRTNNRPWHPDSLTRQLERSKRPISALPTISGPPQSTKSLRLEKQQSLLPGQTVYTSAYQRLPLSAFCQSRFARAPRTLSSHLHDANHGNKDLNLRRRSLLQAPDRCWSPLPQSQQCGL, from the exons ATGAACCAAACAGGGACAGTAAAGGATAAATGGGCCCAACCGGGCTGGAGGATAGAGcagaaatattcaaacaaagTGCTGTTAGGCAACTGGGCAGAAGAAAGACTTCAGGTAGGCATTCTGTCCACT GGGCTTCCATCCAAGCTGCTTTTTGGCCACGATCGCTCACCCTCCTCTCATTACTTGGTCACGCACTATGCAGAGAGCTACCAGCGAAAGCGCACCAACAACCGACCCTGGCATCCAGACAGCTTGACACGGCAGCTTGAGAGGTCCAAACGGCCAATTTCTG CCCTTCCAACCATCTCTGGCCCGCCGCAGTCCACAAAGAGTTTGCGTTTGGAAAAGCAGCAGTCGCTCCTCCCAGGACAGACTGTGTACACGTCGGCATACCAGAGGCTCCCACTTAGCGCCTTCTGCCAAAGCCGCTTTGCACGGGCTCCGCGCACGCTCTCCAGCCACCTCCATGACGCCAATCACGGCAACAAGGACCTGAATCTGAGGCGGCGCTCGCTACTACAAGCCCCAGATCGTTGTTGGAGTCCACTTCCCCAATCACAACAATGTGGATTATGA
- the aadacl4 gene encoding arylacetamide deacetylase-like 4 isoform X2, translating to MNSDIPRGVANSGKLHMVHGLFVGLAIVGRILDRLGICQQVNFVRWFVACFLTRLRPVPAGLRVKDLKFSEVPVRLYEPTAMCDGLRRGLVYFHGGGWVLGNIDSVDEVCRHIAKESETTVVSVGYRLAPEHRYPAQLDDCETALCHFLSAAEAEFSVDANRVAVGGDSTGANMAAALCQRLARTEVGRLPFPCAQVLIYPTLQMADFNLPSYQQNHAVPILFRGRMAFYFLQYLNGDVSLCQDLLEGIHVPTELKPSYKEWLSPSNLPPEFLARGHSEIATAQYDAEVYHAIKAGLEHEVSPLLADDAAVRKTPPTFILTCEYDVLRDDGILYRKRLLDLKKDVTWRHVADGFHGVINFFNHGWLTFPSAAHVVDSVVDYMRTL from the exons ATGAACTCAGACATTCCTCGTGGGGTTGCAAATAGTGGGAAACTGCACATGGTCCACGGCCTGTTTGTTGGCTTAGCAATTGTG GGCCGGATACTTGATCGCCTGGGTATTTGTCAGCAGGTCAACTTCGTCCGGTGGTTTGTGGCCTGTTTTCTCACTCGCTTGCGTCCGGTTCCAGCGGGCCTGCGAGTGAAGGACCTAAAGTTCTCTGAGGTTCCAGTGCGACTCTACGAACCCACCGCCATGTGTGACGGCTTGAGAAGAGGTCTGGTGTATTTCCATGGAGGAGGATGGGTGTTGGGCAATATAG ATTCGGTTGATGAAGTCTGTCGGCACATCGCCAAGGAGTCAGAAACCACCGTGGTTTCTGTTGG GTACCGATTAGCCCCCGAGCACAGGTACCCTGCCCAGCTGGACGACTGTGAGACAGCGctgtgtcacttcctgtctgcggCTGAGGCAGAGTTTAGCGTGGACGCTAACAGAGTGGCGGTCGGAGGCGACAGCACTGGCGCCAATATGGCAGCAGCGCTGTGCCAAAGGCTGGCGAGGACGGAGGTTGGACGTCTGCCATTCCCTTGCGCTCAGGTTCTCATCTACCCGACCCTGCAGATGGCGGATTTCAACCTGCCCTCATACCAGCAAAATCACGCTGTGCCCATATTGTTTCGTGGCCGTATGGCGTTCTACTTCCTGCAATACCTCAATGGCGACGTGTCTTTGTGCCAGGACTTGTTGGAGGGGATCCATGTTCCCACTGAGCTCAAGCCAAGCTATAAGGAGTGGCTCTCCCCTTCCAACCTCCCACCTGAATTTCTTGCGCGGGGCCACAGTGAGATTGCAACCGCGCAATACGATGCGGAGGTGTATCACGCAATCAAAGCGGGTTTGGAACATGAAGTCTCCCCTTTACTGGCGGATGATGCGGCCGTTCGGAAAACGCCTCCCACCTTCATCCTCACCTGCGAGTATGACGTCCTGAGGGACGACGGGATTCTTTACAGGAAACGGCTGCTGGATTTGAAAAAGGATGTCACCTGGCGACACGTGGCGGACGGTTTTCACGGCGTAATTAACTTTTTCAACCACGGCTGGCTCACTTTTCCCTCCGCAGCGCACGTTGTGGATAGTGTCGTTGACTACATGAGAACACTGTGA
- the aadacl4 gene encoding arylacetamide deacetylase-like 4 isoform X1: MDIGTAILIIGFAALVAAFLLLVIGLVYAELMNSDIPRGVANSGKLHMVHGLFVGLAIVGRILDRLGICQQVNFVRWFVACFLTRLRPVPAGLRVKDLKFSEVPVRLYEPTAMCDGLRRGLVYFHGGGWVLGNIDSVDEVCRHIAKESETTVVSVGYRLAPEHRYPAQLDDCETALCHFLSAAEAEFSVDANRVAVGGDSTGANMAAALCQRLARTEVGRLPFPCAQVLIYPTLQMADFNLPSYQQNHAVPILFRGRMAFYFLQYLNGDVSLCQDLLEGIHVPTELKPSYKEWLSPSNLPPEFLARGHSEIATAQYDAEVYHAIKAGLEHEVSPLLADDAAVRKTPPTFILTCEYDVLRDDGILYRKRLLDLKKDVTWRHVADGFHGVINFFNHGWLTFPSAAHVVDSVVDYMRTL, translated from the exons ATGGACATCGGAACAGCAATTTTAATAATTGGCTTCGCCGCTCTCGTtgcagccttcctccttctGGTAATTGGACTTGTGTACGCCGAGCTGATGAACTCAGACATTCCTCGTGGGGTTGCAAATAGTGGGAAACTGCACATGGTCCACGGCCTGTTTGTTGGCTTAGCAATTGTG GGCCGGATACTTGATCGCCTGGGTATTTGTCAGCAGGTCAACTTCGTCCGGTGGTTTGTGGCCTGTTTTCTCACTCGCTTGCGTCCGGTTCCAGCGGGCCTGCGAGTGAAGGACCTAAAGTTCTCTGAGGTTCCAGTGCGACTCTACGAACCCACCGCCATGTGTGACGGCTTGAGAAGAGGTCTGGTGTATTTCCATGGAGGAGGATGGGTGTTGGGCAATATAG ATTCGGTTGATGAAGTCTGTCGGCACATCGCCAAGGAGTCAGAAACCACCGTGGTTTCTGTTGG GTACCGATTAGCCCCCGAGCACAGGTACCCTGCCCAGCTGGACGACTGTGAGACAGCGctgtgtcacttcctgtctgcggCTGAGGCAGAGTTTAGCGTGGACGCTAACAGAGTGGCGGTCGGAGGCGACAGCACTGGCGCCAATATGGCAGCAGCGCTGTGCCAAAGGCTGGCGAGGACGGAGGTTGGACGTCTGCCATTCCCTTGCGCTCAGGTTCTCATCTACCCGACCCTGCAGATGGCGGATTTCAACCTGCCCTCATACCAGCAAAATCACGCTGTGCCCATATTGTTTCGTGGCCGTATGGCGTTCTACTTCCTGCAATACCTCAATGGCGACGTGTCTTTGTGCCAGGACTTGTTGGAGGGGATCCATGTTCCCACTGAGCTCAAGCCAAGCTATAAGGAGTGGCTCTCCCCTTCCAACCTCCCACCTGAATTTCTTGCGCGGGGCCACAGTGAGATTGCAACCGCGCAATACGATGCGGAGGTGTATCACGCAATCAAAGCGGGTTTGGAACATGAAGTCTCCCCTTTACTGGCGGATGATGCGGCCGTTCGGAAAACGCCTCCCACCTTCATCCTCACCTGCGAGTATGACGTCCTGAGGGACGACGGGATTCTTTACAGGAAACGGCTGCTGGATTTGAAAAAGGATGTCACCTGGCGACACGTGGCGGACGGTTTTCACGGCGTAATTAACTTTTTCAACCACGGCTGGCTCACTTTTCCCTCCGCAGCGCACGTTGTGGATAGTGTCGTTGACTACATGAGAACACTGTGA